The Paenibacillus amylolyticus genome contains the following window.
AACGCAAGGTTTCGTGAAGTCTGAGGATGTAAAGTTTTACCTTGGGACGTTCGACACATTGCGACACAAATCGTCCTAGGAAAAAGGTATTATTTTCTTAGAACAAAATGTTCTAATTCATCCGGGGAGTGCGGTATAACCGCCTCATGTACGCTTCATATCAAACTCATATAGATCTTCCCATTCGCACCCAAAAATCATCACGGCAGTATACATATCCTCAGGAAGCATTACACGGGTGTCATTACAGAAGTGGGAAATCATTCGCTGGGATCTTCCAGACCGAATAGCGTATTCGGTTTGCGTCAAACCCGCAGCAGTAATGTGTTCAAGAAGCCTACATCTCCCGCGGGAGATTTTCACTGTAGAGCATGTCTCCTTTAAATGAGTGAAGTCATCCGGAATTATAACATGCAAAATATTACATGGTAAACCAGATCAGGGCAACAGGAGAGGGGATAACATTGCATGAGAATTGATTGGTTGGAACCAGTTATTCAGGAGAGAACAGAAACAATAAGCGAATCTATCTTGGACGACAGCGAGAGTTATTCAAGTATAATGACGCTGCTCAAATCAAAACAAGCTCATCTTTCCAGTGAATTTTTACTTGAACTTGAGACTTTAATTATTAATCATACTCGTGACGTAGTGTATCTTTCTTATAAATCCGGGGTAGATGAGGCCTTATTCTAATAGTTGGACAAGAAAATGCACTCTATAAAAGAGTGCATTTTTTATTTGCGTAATGTATTGTAGTATAGTCTTATTAAGAAAAAAACATAAGGGGTTGTTATATAAATGTCTCTCTCTGTTGGGATCGTGGGTTTGCCGAACGTTGGTAAATCTACATTGTTTAATGCAATTACACAAGCAGGTGCCGAATCGGCAAACTATCCGTTCTGTACGATTGACCCTAACGTGGGGATCGTTGAAGTACCCGATGAGCGTTTGGACAAATTGACAGAACTCGTTGTACCTAAGAAAACAGTACCAACCGCGTTTGAGTTTGTAGATATCGCTGGTTTGGTTCGCGGTGCGAGCAAAGGCGAAGGTCTGGGCAACAAGTTCCTTGCCCACATCCGTGAAGTGGATGCAATTGTACACGTGGTACGTTGCTTTGTAGATGAGAACATCACACACGTCGATGGCAAAATTGACCCGGTAAGTGATATCCAGACGATCAATCTGGAGCTGATCTTGGCCGATATCGAGAGTGTTGAGAAGAAAATCGAACGCTCCAAGAAAAACATGAAGGGCGGCAACAAGTCTGCCTCTCAGGAAGTGGAAGTGTTGGAGAAAGTGAAGGCTGTTCTGTACGAAGACAAGCCGGCACGCAGCATGGAGCTTACAGATGACGAGCGTCTGATCATTCGTGATCTGCACTTGCTTACCCTGAAGCCTGTTCTGTACGCAGCGAATGTAGCCGAGGACGAAATCGGCGACGTGGCAAACAATGCTTACGTGCAAAAAGTAAGAGAATTCGCAGCTGCTGAAAATGCAGAAGTGGTGCCGATTAGCGCGAAGGTTGAAGAAGAGATCTCCGAGCTGGAAGGCGAAGATAAACAAATGTTCCTGGAAGAACTCGGTATTGAGGATTCCGGTCTGAACCTGTTAATTAAAGCAGCTTACAAATTGCTCGGTCTGTACACATACTTCACAGCTGGTGTGCAGGAAGTTCGCGCGTGGACGATCCGTAAAGGAACCAAAGCGCCTGGCGCAGCGGGTGTTATCCACACAGACTTCGAACGCGGATTCATCCGTGCTGAGGTAGTTTCTTATGACGATCTGGTTGCAGCAGGTTCCATGAACGGTGCCAAAGAGCGCGGTCAACTGCGTCTGGAAGGTAAAGAATACGTAGTGAATGACGGCGACGTTATGCACTTCCGTTTCAACGTTTAAAATCATATTTAATCTACAAATAGATATAATGTTAACCAAAAGTCCTGTCGTCTTCCCGTGAAGACTGCGGGGCTTTTGTTATATTCTGATCGTTCCGCATACTGTAATTTTGCTGGATTGTTTGCCAGCGGTGGATATAATAAAAATGAGGAAGCAGAAGGAGGCGGAGTGATGGAGAATCAGAATACAGTTCGATACGACCGATCGCTTGTAGAAGCTGCGCAATTGCCGCAAGAGACACAGGACCTGTTACTTCTGTCCGGATTACCTCAGTTCCATATGAATCAGGAAGCTCTCCTGGGCATTCATTTTGAAGCAAAGATGGATCAGGGTCTCATTCACACGAAAGATGGACGTAAAACAATGTTTCCTATTGGTTACGAATGGGATGAAACCACCGCCTTGTTGGGTCTTGAAGCGCATACGGGGTCGCTCTACACGCTGAATGTTCATACCGGTGAATATGGTGTAATAAACTCCAGTTTAAGCTTGTTTCTGACATTCCTGCAAAGGTATGCTGTATTCGTCAACGAATATTCCCGGTCATATGAGCCGAGTGTGATGACGCTGGAGCAAGCCCAAGCCAAGTTGGCTGCTTTTCGGCGAGGTGAAGTTACACCTCCTGCGCAGAAAAATTCACCACAAGCGAGGAAGCAAGCACTCAAGCAGCTGCGGTTGTTTTATACGGATAGTGATCCGGTGAGTGTTGCAAAAGAGGATTCGCGGTGGAGTGTTGTGCTTGAACAGTTGGAGGACGAGATATTATAGCGGAATGATATCATTTTTCGTTTTTATGATAAAAGAAATATTGGTTCTCTGTCCGATGAACTATTGCTATCCAGAAGCATAAGAATATGCTATAATTAAGAGTCGTATACCTATGATGAATTTCATGCTCGGCTTAAAGAGTTGAAGCGGGTGTGATACCGGTTATGCGATTTCTTTTATATAACTTAAAAGTAAAGGATTTGATGACGTTGTAGCGATGTTATACGTCGATCATACATGAATGTGAATACATGCTGCGGTCAGGGGATTCAGTGAGAATCCTGTGCGTTGTGGAATATAGATTATAGATGTAATGAATGTTGAATTGAAATATGTATCGAAAATGTGTTGTGCTTGGACAAAATAATGCGTGAGGTGACTATACATGTTGGATAAATTACAGGCGTTAGCCGACCGTTATGATAAATTGAGCGAGCTTTTGTGTGACCCGGATGTGGCAAGTGACAACAAAAAGTTGCGTGAATACTCCAAAGAACAATCCGATCTGCAACCGACTTACGAAGCGTACAATGAATACAAACAGGTAACTCAGGATCTCGAAGCTGCAAAGGAAATGCAGGGGGAGAAACTGGATGACGAGATGCGTGAAATGGTCAAAATGGAAATTGAAGAGCTGAGCACTCGCCAGAAAGAACTGGACGAATTGATTCGTGTACTCATGCTGCCGAAAGATCCGAATGACGACAAAAACGTTATTGTTGAGATTCGCGGGGCAGCTGGTGGAGATGAAGCTGCGTTGTTTGCAGCAGATCTGTACCGGATGTACACACGTTATGCAGATGCACAAGGCTGGCGTGTAGAGCTGATGGACGTTAATACGAATGATCTCGGTGGATTCAAAGAGGTTGTTTTCCTGATTAACGGTCGTGGCGCTTACAGCAAAATGAAATACGAAAGCGGCGCACACCGTGTGCAGCGCATCCCTACAACCGAATCGGGCGGACGTATTCATACGTCAACTTCAACGGTTGCGGTTATGCCTGAAGCCGAGGATTTCGATATCGAAATCCATGACAAAGACATTCGTGTGGATACGTTCTGTTCCAGTGGTGCTGGTGGACAATCGGTTAATACGACGAAATCCGCAGTACGGGTAACACACGTACCAACGGGCATCGTAGCGACGTGTCAGGATGGAAAATCACAGAACTCCAACAAGGAAAAAGCGTTGCAGGTTCTGCGTACTCGTATCTTCGATATGAAACGTATGGAAGAGGAAGCGAAAATCTCTGTTGAGCGGAAGAGCAAAGTCGGAACGGGTGACCGCAGTGAGCGGATTCGTACGTACAACTTCCCGCAAAGCCGTGTAACGGATCACCGTATCGGCCTGACGATGCATAAGCTGGACCAGGTGATGAACGGAGAGATTGAAGATATTTTGTCTGCACTGACGATTGCTCAGCAGACTGAGATGATGGATAGAGGAGAATAATCTGTGACCCGCGCGCAGTTTGTCATGACGCCGGAACAGAGCTGTCGGGAAGCCTTCGTGGAGGCTTCCTCTTTTTGGAGAAGTGCGGCGTGTACGAGCCGCAAAACAATGCCCGGCTGCTGCTGGAGCATGTACTCGGCGTCTATGGCGCCGCGTATTACATGATGCAGCCGGAGCCTTTTCCCAGCGAGCATCGCAGCCGCTGGGAGGACGCCGTCACGCGCAAGGCTGCGGGTGAGCCGGCGCAATACATTATCGGCAGCCAGGAATTCTATGGGTTGCCGTTCGAGGTCACGCCGGCCGTGCTGATTCCGCGGCCGGAGACGGAGCTGTTGGTCGAGGCTGTGCTGCGCGAAGCCGACCGTGTGTTTCCCGACGGCGCTCCACTCGCCGTCGATATTGGCACGGGCAGTGGTGCCATCGCGGTGACGATGGCTTCACTACGCCCGCGCTGGCAGGTCGGCGCCGGAGATCTCTCGGCGGCTGCCTGCAAGTGGCCGCGCGGAACGCGGCTGCGAACGGCGTACAGATCGACTTCCGTGAAGGCGATCTGCTGGCCCCGTTCGCGGGGCACGGGTGGACATTCTGGTGTCCAACCCGCCATACATCCCGGCGGCAGATATCGCCGGGTTGCAGCAAGAGGTGCGCGATCATGAGCCGCGCATGGCACTAGACGGCGGTCCGGACGGGCTTGCACCGTACCGGATCATGCTGGAGCAGCTGGCGCTGCTGCCTGCGCCGCCGCAGGTTATTGGTTTTGAACTGGGCCAGGGGCAGGCTCGCGACATCGCGGCTCTGCTTGAAACGGCGGGACATTGGCCGGAAATAATCATTGTACCGGACCTTGCCGGAATCGAGCGGCATGTCCTGGGTGTTCGTACTTCGGAACAGGTGACGAAAATGTAAGGTTCCGCGGGTTTTCTTTTTACCGTGAAATCCTCTACAATGAGATATACCGAAGATTTCTGAATGCTTGGGGAACATAATTACATGCTGCACAAATTTAAAAAGATAGACTATTCTATCGTGTTTATACTTGTTATTCTGATGGTTATCAGTATTCTGTCGATTTACAGTACAACGTTTGGTCGTCCGAAGCTGGAGGGACTCCCGAAAAGTGCAGTGATCTTTTATATTTTGGGGTTCATCGTCTTTTTTGGAATGTCGATGATCAACTATAAATTCATAATCAAAAACTATTTATATATCTATGGCGTGGGTATGCTGCTGCTCATTTTCGTCATGTTCTTTGGTAAAGAGTATTATGGTGCCAAAGGTTGGCTGTCCATCTTCGGGGTCAGCTTGCAACCGGCAGAGTTGTTCAAGCTATGTCTGATTGTGTTTTTGTCGGCCTTTTTGGCCCGAAAGAAGAATCGACCGCTCTATTTCGGACGTGATGTTATTCCGATCTCACTCTGCGTCCTGCCGCCGTTACTACTTGTATTGCTTCAAAATGACTTGGGAAATGCGTTAAGTTATGTTGTCATTCTTGTGGGCCTATTATGGATCGGCAACATTAAGTTTACGCATGCCCTCATTGGTTTTATTATTGCTGTAGCTACTTTTATCGGCGGTACTCAGGCATATATTCATTATCATGATGAGATTGTTAAATTTCTGAATGACATTGGACGTTCGCACTGGGCGGATCGTTTTGACCCCTGGCTTGTACCGGAGCTGACCTCAAGAGATGTACTCTGGCAGACATACAATGCTAAGCTTGCGATTGGTTCAGGCGGTATTACGGGCAAAGGGTATATGGAAGGCACAACAATCCAGTCGAATCGGGTGCCGCTGGCCTACGCTGACTCCATCTTTGTCCAGATTGGTGAGGAGTTCGGTTTCATCGGTGCTTCGGTATTGCTTTTGCTGTACTTTATCCTGATTCACAGGCTGGTGCTGATTGCACTGGAGTGTAAGGATCGTGCGGGCCCGTACCTGATTGTAGGTATTATAGCGATGCTGCTCTACCAGATCTTTGTTAACATTGGCCCATTCATTGGTCTGATGCCACTTACAGGGATTACGTCTGCCATTTATCAGTTCGGGTGGTACCTCCATTATGCTCAACATGATCAGTATGGGGATTGTGATGAGTATCAAGGTTCACACGGAAGAGAACGAGGATATCCTTGGTTCTGCGGAACAACCGAGTATTACCGATCTGGTGATGAAAGTGTTGAGAAGAAAGCCATCCCAGCAGGAGCAGTAACGTTCTCGGAATCAAAAACATCTGGGGATAACAGCGATTGGAAAGTTATTCTGTCATGGTAGTGTCTGTGTAAATAATCTTTTAGTTCAGCTTATATAGAACAATAGAACCCTGAAACAGATCAGCCCTAGAACTTGGGGATGAATGTTTTGGGGTTTTTATTGTTTTTTTACGGCGGGAGACAGATCATAGATTGATTTCTTTGAAAGATTTCCTAGTCACCAGTCACCCTGAAGTGACCCGGATTTCCATTTTATTATCCAATTATATACAATGGTAATATTGTGTTTATTTGGAAATGATAGAATGCTAGATTCAGGGGGATGGACAAATTCATGGTGAGAATGTTGAAAAAGATGGATGGCGTGATTCTCTTCGTCATGCTGTTGCTTATGATTATTAGTGTATTTGCAATATACAGCGGAACGCAGACAGATGCGAACCTGGCGAATCACCATGTCAAAACCATATATTTCTATGTCGCCGGGTTCATTGCGGTGCTTGTGATCGGGCTTGTGAATTACAAGTTATACGTGAAATATGCGTTTTATTTGTATGGATTGGGAATTATACTGCTGATTCTGGCTAATGTTCTGGGCAGTTCGATCAATAATGCCAATGGCTGGCTGAAGCTGGGAGAATTTTCGTTTCAACCGGCAGAGTTGTTCAAGATGATTCTGATTCTGTTCCTCGCCCATTTGATTGTGAAGAGACAACGAGGCACGCTGCAATTTTGGAGAGATATTGTGCCGATTGGCTGCTGGGCGTTTGTTCCGTTTGCCCTGGT
Protein-coding sequences here:
- the ychF gene encoding redox-regulated ATPase YchF, which produces MSLSVGIVGLPNVGKSTLFNAITQAGAESANYPFCTIDPNVGIVEVPDERLDKLTELVVPKKTVPTAFEFVDIAGLVRGASKGEGLGNKFLAHIREVDAIVHVVRCFVDENITHVDGKIDPVSDIQTINLELILADIESVEKKIERSKKNMKGGNKSASQEVEVLEKVKAVLYEDKPARSMELTDDERLIIRDLHLLTLKPVLYAANVAEDEIGDVANNAYVQKVREFAAAENAEVVPISAKVEEEISELEGEDKQMFLEELGIEDSGLNLLIKAAYKLLGLYTYFTAGVQEVRAWTIRKGTKAPGAAGVIHTDFERGFIRAEVVSYDDLVAAGSMNGAKERGQLRLEGKEYVVNDGDVMHFRFNV
- a CDS encoding SUKH-4 family immunity protein; the protein is MENQNTVRYDRSLVEAAQLPQETQDLLLLSGLPQFHMNQEALLGIHFEAKMDQGLIHTKDGRKTMFPIGYEWDETTALLGLEAHTGSLYTLNVHTGEYGVINSSLSLFLTFLQRYAVFVNEYSRSYEPSVMTLEQAQAKLAAFRRGEVTPPAQKNSPQARKQALKQLRLFYTDSDPVSVAKEDSRWSVVLEQLEDEIL
- the prfA gene encoding peptide chain release factor 1, whose translation is MLDKLQALADRYDKLSELLCDPDVASDNKKLREYSKEQSDLQPTYEAYNEYKQVTQDLEAAKEMQGEKLDDEMREMVKMEIEELSTRQKELDELIRVLMLPKDPNDDKNVIVEIRGAAGGDEAALFAADLYRMYTRYADAQGWRVELMDVNTNDLGGFKEVVFLINGRGAYSKMKYESGAHRVQRIPTTESGGRIHTSTSTVAVMPEAEDFDIEIHDKDIRVDTFCSSGAGGQSVNTTKSAVRVTHVPTGIVATCQDGKSQNSNKEKALQVLRTRIFDMKRMEEEAKISVERKSKVGTGDRSERIRTYNFPQSRVTDHRIGLTMHKLDQVMNGEIEDILSALTIAQQTEMMDRGE